One region of Streptomyces rishiriensis genomic DNA includes:
- a CDS encoding ABC transporter ATP-binding protein, which translates to MIRIDSVTKRYPDGTVAVDRLSLDIPDRSITVLVGPSGCGKTTTLRMINRMVEPSEGTILIDGVDSRRQPVNTLRRSMGYVIQNAGLFQHRTIVDNIATVPRMLGWSKDKARARARELMERVGLDASFAKRYPYQLSGGQQQRVGVARALAADPPVLLMDEPFSAVDPVVRKGLQDELLRIQEELGKTIVFVTHDIDEAVKLGTMVAVLRTGGRLAQFAPPAELLSDPADAFVEDFLGADRGIRRLSFFSSAGLELLTTPIVAIDSTAEQIAARGATDAPYLLVTGLDGRPLGWSEPGALTAGRVDAARLLSYGRPFVAGRDSLRAALDCAVLSPTGWAVAVDAEGRATGVVSQAAIGEAIRGAHAVGREEQPTPAVSAQKVIR; encoded by the coding sequence TTGATACGGATAGATTCAGTCACCAAGCGATACCCGGACGGCACGGTGGCGGTCGACCGGCTCTCCCTCGACATACCGGACCGTTCGATCACCGTCCTCGTCGGCCCCTCGGGCTGCGGCAAGACGACCACTCTGCGGATGATCAACCGGATGGTCGAACCCAGCGAGGGCACGATCCTCATCGACGGTGTCGACAGCCGTCGGCAGCCGGTCAACACGCTGCGCAGGTCCATGGGTTACGTCATCCAGAACGCCGGACTCTTCCAGCACCGGACGATCGTCGACAACATCGCCACCGTGCCCCGGATGCTCGGCTGGAGCAAGGACAAGGCCCGCGCGCGGGCACGGGAACTGATGGAACGGGTCGGCCTCGACGCCTCGTTCGCCAAGCGGTATCCCTACCAGCTCTCCGGCGGCCAGCAACAGCGCGTCGGCGTGGCCCGAGCGCTCGCCGCCGATCCGCCGGTCCTGCTGATGGACGAGCCGTTCTCCGCCGTCGACCCCGTGGTCCGCAAGGGCCTGCAGGACGAACTGCTGCGCATTCAGGAGGAGTTGGGCAAGACCATCGTCTTCGTCACGCATGACATCGACGAGGCCGTCAAGCTCGGCACCATGGTCGCCGTGCTGCGCACCGGCGGTCGGCTCGCCCAGTTCGCGCCGCCGGCCGAGCTGTTGTCCGACCCCGCCGACGCGTTCGTCGAGGACTTCCTCGGCGCCGACCGGGGCATCCGGCGCCTGTCCTTCTTCTCCTCCGCCGGCCTGGAACTGCTCACCACCCCGATCGTCGCGATCGACTCCACGGCCGAGCAGATCGCCGCGCGTGGCGCGACCGACGCGCCCTACCTCCTCGTCACCGGTCTGGACGGCCGTCCGCTCGGGTGGAGCGAGCCCGGCGCGCTGACGGCCGGACGGGTCGACGCCGCCCGACTGCTGTCGTACGGGCGGCCGTTCGTCGCCGGGCGGGACTCGCTGCGCGCCGCCCTCGACTGCGCGGTCCTGTCGCCCACCGGCTGGGCGGTCGCCGTGGACGCCGAGGGCCGGGCCACCGGAGTCGTCTCCCAGGCGGCCATCGGCGAGGCCATCCGCGGCGCCCACGCGGTAGGCCGTGAGGAGCAGCCGACGCCCGCGGTGAGCGCCCAGAAGGTCATCCGGTGA
- a CDS encoding ABC transporter permease, whose amino-acid sequence MNRFFDIPSDLQHDWLGLIGLHLREALLPVLGGLLLALPLAQLCVRLRWLYPPVLWVTTVLYAIPSLAFFVVLIDYTGQTELTVMIPLTIYSLVVLVPAIVDGVRSVPQETLAAATAMGFGPVRRYVLVQLPIAVPAIIAGLRVATVSSISLVSVGMLIGNQGALGNLLHDAQIYNRPELAWNSVITSAALAVLADALLVVVRILLTPWMPSGARVEKSKPAGVRPEPAVPALEDAAR is encoded by the coding sequence GTGAACCGCTTCTTCGACATCCCCAGCGACCTCCAGCACGACTGGCTCGGTCTCATCGGGCTGCATCTGCGCGAGGCGCTGCTTCCGGTGCTGGGCGGGCTGCTGCTCGCGCTTCCGCTGGCCCAGCTGTGCGTGCGGCTGCGCTGGCTGTACCCGCCCGTGCTGTGGGTGACGACCGTGCTCTACGCGATCCCGTCCCTGGCCTTCTTCGTCGTCCTCATCGACTACACGGGGCAGACCGAACTGACGGTGATGATCCCGCTCACCATCTACAGCCTGGTCGTGCTCGTGCCGGCGATCGTCGACGGCGTCCGTTCGGTCCCGCAGGAGACCCTCGCCGCCGCGACCGCCATGGGCTTCGGACCCGTACGCCGTTACGTCCTGGTCCAGTTGCCGATCGCGGTGCCCGCCATCATCGCCGGCCTGCGGGTCGCCACCGTGTCCAGCATCAGCCTGGTCAGTGTCGGCATGCTGATCGGCAACCAGGGTGCGCTCGGCAACCTGCTGCACGACGCACAGATCTACAACCGGCCGGAACTCGCCTGGAACTCCGTGATCACGAGTGCCGCTCTGGCGGTGCTCGCGGACGCACTGCTGGTCGTCGTACGGATTCTGCTCACGCCCTGGATGCCGAGCGGCGCGCGCGTGGAAAAGAGCAAGCCGGCCGGGGTCCGGCCGGAACCGGCCGTGCCCGCCCTGGAGGACGCAGCCCGGTGA
- a CDS encoding ABC transporter permease, whose product MNVINFVSAFFSESAHWQGYDGIPTRVWEHVQYSLEALALAAVIGLPIGLVTGHYGRGGNVLSLVATAGRALPTFGLLVVTTIVLGFGMLPVMIPLVVLAVPPILVTTYEAVRSVDPSPVDAARGMGMGESGVLLRVELPVALPMIFGGLRSAAIQIVSTATIAAYVSLGGLGRYIVDGLYQHDYEKVVGGATLVAGMALATLAVFWAAAKVTVSPGVRRSN is encoded by the coding sequence GTGAACGTCATCAATTTCGTAAGCGCCTTCTTCAGCGAGAGCGCGCACTGGCAGGGTTACGACGGAATCCCCACCCGCGTGTGGGAACACGTCCAGTACTCCCTGGAAGCCCTTGCCCTCGCTGCCGTGATCGGGCTGCCGATCGGCCTGGTGACGGGTCACTACGGGCGGGGCGGAAACGTCCTTTCCCTGGTTGCCACCGCCGGTCGGGCGCTGCCCACCTTCGGTCTGCTGGTGGTGACGACCATCGTGCTCGGGTTCGGCATGCTGCCGGTGATGATCCCGCTGGTCGTCCTCGCGGTCCCGCCGATCCTGGTCACCACGTACGAGGCGGTGCGCTCCGTCGATCCGTCCCCCGTGGACGCCGCACGGGGTATGGGCATGGGGGAGTCCGGCGTCCTGCTGCGCGTGGAACTGCCCGTGGCGCTTCCGATGATCTTCGGTGGGCTGCGTTCGGCGGCCATCCAGATCGTCTCCACGGCCACCATCGCCGCGTACGTCAGCCTCGGTGGTCTCGGCCGCTACATCGTCGACGGCCTCTACCAGCACGACTACGAGAAGGTGGTGGGCGGCGCCACCCTGGTCGCCGGCATGGCACTCGCGACACTCGCGGTGTTCTGGGCGGCGGCCAAGGTGACGGTCTCGCCGGGGGTCCGCAGGAGCAACTAG
- a CDS encoding RidA family protein, with protein MNQSPSQSPSDSRSQSHRHDERTITNPPVLHDPTPFGYSHAVSAPGELVFLAGQYASDASGAPVPGGFGAQVELAFDRLEAALAGVGLGLRHVVRLGTFVVDHDPGRLGILGKALHARFGERLPAQTLSGVASLALPGMLFEVDAIAVRPSPRGQDRP; from the coding sequence ATGAACCAGAGCCCGAGCCAGAGCCCGAGCGACAGCCGCAGCCAGAGCCACAGGCACGACGAACGTACGATCACCAACCCGCCCGTCCTGCACGACCCCACGCCCTTCGGCTACAGCCATGCCGTGTCGGCGCCCGGCGAACTGGTCTTCCTCGCGGGTCAGTACGCCTCGGACGCGTCGGGAGCCCCCGTGCCCGGCGGCTTCGGCGCCCAGGTGGAACTGGCCTTCGACCGACTGGAGGCGGCGCTGGCCGGGGTGGGCCTCGGGCTCCGGCACGTCGTGCGGTTGGGTACGTTCGTCGTCGACCACGATCCCGGCAGGCTCGGGATCCTGGGCAAGGCCCTGCATGCCCGCTTCGGCGAGCGGCTGCCCGCCCAGACCCTGAGCGGGGTCGCCTCGCTCGCCCTGCCGGGCATGCTGTTCGAGGTGGACGCGATCGCTGTTCGGCCGTCACCCCGGGGCCAGGACCGGCCCTAG
- a CDS encoding GTP-binding protein has protein sequence MTPTEPLVRTSAGQAAVRPPLPVKLVIAGGFGVGKTTAVGSISEIEPLTTEAAITEVAAGVDDLSHTPRKTTTTVAMDFGCITIDPTLKLYLFGTPGQERFGFMWDDIVEGAVGGLVIVDTRRLDDCYAAVDYFEHKQIPFAVAVNAFDGQTAHTLDEVRWALDVSEGVPLLVFDARERGSVRDALLVVLEQALARSGG, from the coding sequence GTGACACCGACTGAACCGCTGGTCCGCACCTCGGCCGGCCAGGCCGCCGTACGGCCGCCGCTGCCGGTGAAACTGGTGATCGCGGGCGGTTTCGGCGTGGGCAAGACCACCGCCGTCGGCTCGATCTCCGAGATCGAGCCGCTGACCACCGAAGCGGCCATCACCGAGGTCGCGGCGGGTGTGGACGACCTCAGCCACACCCCGCGCAAGACCACCACCACGGTCGCGATGGACTTCGGCTGCATCACCATCGACCCGACACTGAAGCTGTATCTGTTCGGCACGCCCGGGCAGGAGCGGTTCGGGTTCATGTGGGACGACATCGTCGAAGGCGCGGTCGGCGGGCTCGTCATCGTGGACACCCGCCGTCTCGACGACTGTTACGCCGCAGTCGACTACTTCGAACACAAGCAGATTCCGTTCGCCGTTGCGGTAAACGCTTTCGACGGCCAGACCGCGCACACGCTGGACGAGGTCCGCTGGGCCCTCGACGTGTCCGAGGGCGTCCCACTGCTCGTCTTCGACGCCCGCGAGCGCGGCTCGGTACGCGACGCCCTGCTGGTCGTGCTGGAACAGGCGCTGGCCCGGTCGGGCGGGTGA
- a CDS encoding DUF742 domain-containing protein — protein MADGRTPRGPGEDGVVPVGPAPAVRPFLVTAGRVAGGAGEASSGRTMPVETQLVATTGGLGALDRLSFEQHDIVAACRVPQSIAEIAARLRLHLNVVRVLAEDLRTAGQLSVHVPDSGVTHDASVLRRVIDGLRAIPDSRGVLRDTD, from the coding sequence ATGGCGGACGGCCGCACACCGCGCGGGCCCGGCGAGGACGGCGTCGTACCCGTCGGTCCCGCACCCGCCGTCCGGCCCTTCCTGGTCACCGCCGGCCGGGTCGCGGGCGGCGCGGGCGAGGCGTCGTCCGGCCGGACGATGCCCGTGGAGACACAGCTGGTGGCCACCACCGGCGGGCTCGGCGCGCTCGACCGGCTCTCCTTCGAACAGCACGACATCGTCGCCGCCTGCCGCGTCCCGCAGTCCATCGCGGAGATCGCGGCCAGGCTGCGGCTGCATCTGAACGTGGTGCGGGTCCTCGCCGAGGACCTCCGGACGGCGGGGCAGTTGTCGGTGCACGTGCCCGACTCCGGCGTCACCCACGACGCATCCGTTCTGCGCAGGGTTATCGATGGCCTGCGGGCCATCCCCGACTCCCGGGGGGTACTCCGTGACACCGACTGA
- a CDS encoding roadblock/LC7 domain-containing protein has protein sequence MSTSTGETPAGDARPTDLRAAAADFTWLLNRFATETAGVVDAIAVSSDGLLIAVSELREHADSERLAAIVSGITSLAAGASGNYGLGGLNKVIIDLEGGHVLVSAIGSGAVLGVVTDKEAKLGNIAYEMTVFANRAGTALSPQLVLELKNSVGATRTR, from the coding sequence GTGAGCACGTCGACAGGTGAGACTCCCGCCGGAGACGCCAGGCCGACCGACCTGCGGGCCGCCGCAGCCGACTTCACCTGGCTGCTCAATCGTTTCGCCACCGAGACCGCAGGGGTCGTGGACGCCATCGCGGTGTCCTCGGACGGACTGCTGATCGCGGTGTCGGAGCTGCGCGAGCACGCCGACTCCGAACGGCTGGCCGCGATCGTCTCAGGCATCACCAGCCTGGCCGCGGGCGCCTCCGGCAACTACGGGCTGGGCGGCCTGAACAAGGTCATCATCGACCTGGAGGGCGGCCATGTCCTGGTCTCCGCGATCGGCAGCGGCGCCGTGCTCGGCGTCGTCACCGACAAGGAGGCCAAGCTGGGCAACATCGCCTACGAGATGACGGTGTTCGCCAACCGCGCGGGCACGGCGCTCAGCCCGCAGCTCGTCCTGGAACTGAAGAACAGCGTCGGCGCCACGCGTACGCGCTGA